In Humulus lupulus chromosome 6, drHumLupu1.1, whole genome shotgun sequence, a single genomic region encodes these proteins:
- the LOC133783645 gene encoding beta-amyrin synthase-like — MYAIITKIAKNTSQAKNIKRVMCLYITGHLNTIFTSEHRKEIFRYIHYHQNEDGGWGLHVEGPSSMFGTAFNYICLRLLGEELPKDGQDNACARARKWILDHGSVTNILSWGKTWLSIWCYSRLVYMPMSYLYGKRFVGPITPLILQLREELYAQPYNEINWRNARHQCAKEDLYCERHWVQNFAWDSLYLFVEPLLSRWPLKKFIREKALQVTMKHIHYEDENSRYITIGCVEKALCMLACWVEDPNGDYFKRHLARVPDFIWIAEDGLKIQSFGSQSWDATFAIQAFLASNLVDEIGPTLAKGHDFIKKSQVSANSKV, encoded by the exons ATGTACGCAATCATAACAAAAATCGCTAAAAATACTTCTCAAGCTAAAAACATCAAGAGG GTCATGTGTCTATACATTACAGGTCACCTTAATACCATTTTCACTAGTGAACATCGTAAGGAAATTTTTCGTTACATACATTATCATCAG AATGAAGATGGTGGGTGGGGACTGCATGTAGAGGGCCCTAGCTCAATGTTTGGGACAGCATTTAACTACATTTGTTTGCGTTTACTTGGAGAAGAATTGCCTAAAGATGGTCAAGATAATGCTTGTGCAAGAGCAAGAAAATGGATTCTTGACCATGGTAGTGTAACAAACATACTCTCTTGGGGAAAGACTTGGCTTTCG ATATGGTGCTATTCTCGATTGGTTTATATGCCTATGTCATATTTGTATGGAAAAAGATTTGTTGGTCCCATCACACCACTTATTCTACAATTGAGGGAGGAACTTTATGCTCAACCTTATAATGAAATCAATTGGAGGAATGCACGTCATCAATGTGCTAAG GAGGATCTTTATTGTGAACGTCATTGGGTACAAAATTTTGCATGGGATAGTCTGTACCTATTTGTCGAGCCTCTTTTGAGTCGTTGGCCTTTGAAAAAATTTATAAGAGAAAAAGCTCTTCAAGTAACCATGAAGCATATTCATTACGAAGATGAGAATAGTCGATACATTACTATTGGATGTGTAGAAAAG GCGTTATGTATGCTTGCATGTTGGGTTGAAGATCCAAATGGTGACTATTTCAAAAGGCATCTTGCTAGGGTTCCAGACTTCATATGGATTGCTGAAGATGGATTGAAGATACAA agttttggtAGCCAATCGTGGGATGCTACTTTTGCAATTCAAGCTTTTCTTGCAAGTAACCTTGTTGATGAAATTGGACCAACTTTGGCTAAAGGTCATGACTTCATTAAGAAATCTCAGGTTAGTGCTAATTCAAAAGTTTAA
- the LOC133783646 gene encoding malate synthase, glyoxysomal-like, with amino-acid sequence MDIRTHVTCPLRGPFSPEHEAAQIPIKDDQAANEAALDLVKKDKSREVRAGHDGTWAAHPGLIPACLEVFNNTMGNAPNQIKTAKREEAANLTEEDLLQRPRGVRTMEGLRLNTRVGIQYLAAWLTGSGSVPLYNLMEDAATAEISRVQNWQWLKYGVELNGDGLGVRVNKELFGRVVEEEMARVEREVGKEKFKKGMYKEAAKIFTRQCTASTLDDFLTLDAYNNIVVHHPKLTPSRL; translated from the exons ATGGACATTCGGACTCATGTTACGTGTCCACTAAGGGGCCCCTTTTCCCcagaacatgag GCAGCTCAAATTCCAATCAAGGATGATCAAGCAGCCAATGAGGCTGCACTTGATCTAGTGAAGAAAGACAAGTCAAGAGAAGTGAGAGCAGGGCATGATGGGACATGGGCAGCTCACCCCGGACTGATTCCAGCTTGTTTGGAGGTCTTCAACAACACCATGGGCAATGCACCCAACCAAATCAAGACCGCCAAGCGAGAAGAGGCTGCGAATCTAACCGAAGAAGACCTCTTGCAAAGGCCGAGAGGGGTTAGAACCATGGAAGGTTTGAGGCTGAACACAAGAGTTGGGATCCAATACTTAGCAGCATGGCTAACCGGGTCTGGCTCGGTGCCTCTTTACAACCTCATGGAAGATGCTGCAACCGCCGAGATCAGCAGAGTTCAGAATTGGCAATGGCTCAAGTATGGTGTGGAGCTGAATGGAGATGGGCTTGGTGTGAGGGTGAACAAGGAGCTGTTTGGGAGAGTGGTGGAGGAAGAGATGGCTAGGGTTGAAAGAGAGGTTGGGAAAGAGAAGTTCAAGAAAGGAATGTATAAAGAGGCTGCTAAGATCTTCACTAGGCAATGCACAGCCTCAACACTTGATGATTTTCTCACTCTTGATGCCTACAACAACATTGTCGTTCACCACCCTAAGTTGACACCATCTAGGCTTTAA